One window of the Candidatus Dependentiae bacterium genome contains the following:
- a CDS encoding peroxiredoxin, whose translation MLNKLMVYTLICTFVCICFVPCAWGKKIKIHDAAPDFSLLDSEGNVHTLSALRGKKVALYFYPKDSSPYCTKQACNLRDNFATLKKEGITILGISSGSTKSKQKFKTKYQLPFPLLQADKKTLRAYGVHGFLTKRKTFLIDGNGTIVDIITKVDVNNHTQQIINGFKKSS comes from the coding sequence ATGTTAAACAAATTAATGGTGTATACACTCATATGCACATTTGTATGCATATGTTTTGTACCATGCGCTTGGGGCAAAAAAATAAAAATTCATGATGCTGCACCAGATTTTTCTTTATTAGACAGTGAAGGCAACGTCCATACATTATCAGCTCTGCGTGGTAAAAAAGTCGCGCTTTACTTTTATCCAAAAGATAGCTCCCCATACTGCACCAAACAAGCTTGTAACTTACGAGACAATTTTGCAACACTAAAAAAAGAAGGTATCACTATTCTTGGCATAAGTAGCGGATCGACTAAGAGCAAACAAAAATTCAAAACAAAATATCAGTTACCATTTCCACTTCTGCAAGCGGATAAGAAAACGCTCAGGGCATATGGCGTGCATGGCTTTTTGACTAAGCGAAAAACATTCTTAATTGATGGCAATGGAACCATTGTTGATATTATTACCAAAGTAGATGTCAACAATCACACGCAACAAATTATTAATGGATTTAAGAAATCAAGTTAA
- a CDS encoding ankyrin repeat domain-containing protein: protein MFLQLIFFLVPMVCVQDMCYGMKRSHEQAFQPSIISCHETSAQLSIFETTGLLEDMWEEIIDHAFTPIKILPLSGLVGYYVFNYKDEALGGIKLITTLRATNKYLKQFLSPARIVLMLKKYNLKQQVLDTYVGYFLGIHTFDCFLKINFPINFFWTRIFFQAGANPSRQIFSGKSLLHLIIMNRRLDVANLLLQAEADIQAEDINGDSPLHYAVNARCPMSIQLLVQFGADVNAKNYNKQTPLHLAIERCCLNTINALLQVGADIEAKNNREETPLHVAVSTSNLYVQIPYRLEAIQTLLRAGADIEARDFHQGTPLHGAARWGRPAVLQELLDAGAEVNARDMYGNTPLHWAVDWGVPKKIVRLLLQAGADVHAKDNDGRTPLDLAEKKKGRLEIAQLIREYKKD from the coding sequence ATGTTTCTGCAATTAATATTTTTTTTAGTACCAATGGTGTGTGTGCAAGATATGTGTTATGGCATGAAGAGATCACATGAGCAAGCATTTCAACCATCGATTATATCGTGTCACGAAACTTCTGCGCAATTAAGCATCTTTGAAACAACTGGATTACTGGAAGATATGTGGGAAGAAATTATTGATCACGCTTTTACTCCTATAAAAATATTGCCCCTATCGGGACTAGTTGGTTATTACGTTTTTAATTATAAAGATGAAGCATTAGGAGGAATAAAGCTAATTACAACATTGCGTGCAACGAATAAGTACTTGAAGCAATTTCTATCGCCAGCACGCATAGTCCTTATGCTTAAAAAGTATAATTTGAAGCAACAAGTATTAGATACCTATGTGGGATATTTTTTGGGAATACATACGTTTGATTGTTTTTTGAAAATTAATTTTCCTATCAATTTTTTTTGGACACGCATATTTTTTCAAGCGGGAGCAAATCCAAGTAGACAAATTTTTAGTGGGAAAAGTCTATTACATCTAATTATTATGAATAGGAGATTAGATGTTGCAAATCTATTATTACAAGCAGAGGCAGATATACAGGCAGAAGATATTAATGGCGATTCTCCTTTACATTATGCTGTTAATGCACGTTGCCCAATGAGTATACAATTATTAGTGCAATTCGGAGCAGACGTAAATGCAAAAAATTACAATAAGCAAACACCATTACATTTAGCAATTGAGCGGTGTTGTTTAAATACTATTAATGCATTATTGCAAGTTGGTGCAGATATAGAAGCAAAAAATAATCGAGAAGAAACACCTCTACACGTAGCAGTTAGCACTAGTAATCTATATGTACAGATTCCATATAGGTTAGAAGCTATACAAACATTATTGCGCGCAGGGGCAGATATAGAAGCAAGGGATTTTCATCAGGGCACACCACTACATGGGGCAGCTAGATGGGGTAGGCCTGCAGTATTACAAGAATTACTGGATGCAGGTGCAGAGGTAAATGCAAGAGATATGTATGGAAACACACCATTACATTGGGCAGTTGATTGGGGTGTACCAAAAAAAATTGTGCGGCTATTACTACAAGCAGGGGCAGACGTACATGCAAAAGATAATGATGGACGAACACCATTGGATTTGGCAGAGAAGAAAAAAGGGCGTCTAGAAATTGCGCAATTAATACGTGAATATAAAAAAGACTAA
- a CDS encoding restriction endonuclease: MPHYVEKTSGEKELFDAEKLKRSLKKAGADGNLIDVILREITAQQPQTTQEIHAIVSGFLQKITPPIAARYNLKRALIELGPIGFPFEQFIAHILQAQDFHTKTNQIIRGACVEHEIDVITEKQHKYAMVECKFHNSLGTKTDIQVALYTQARFEDIKKTEQFHEAWIVTNTQFTSEVIKYGECMRIQLLGWNYPTSKGLAHLIDTLGIHPITALQELTAQHKRELIKQGLVLCRDANKYQHAFKSLGFTDHRIKKIIEQAEAVCRL; the protein is encoded by the coding sequence ATGCCACACTATGTTGAAAAAACATCCGGCGAAAAAGAACTATTTGATGCAGAAAAACTAAAACGTTCTTTAAAAAAAGCTGGTGCAGATGGTAATCTGATTGATGTTATTCTGCGAGAAATAACAGCACAACAGCCACAAACTACGCAGGAAATCCATGCGATTGTGAGTGGCTTCTTGCAAAAAATTACCCCACCAATTGCTGCACGATATAACTTAAAACGTGCATTGATTGAATTGGGCCCCATAGGGTTCCCCTTTGAACAATTCATAGCACATATTTTACAAGCACAAGACTTTCATACAAAAACAAACCAAATAATACGCGGTGCATGTGTAGAACATGAAATTGATGTTATTACAGAAAAACAACATAAATATGCCATGGTAGAATGCAAATTCCATAATAGTTTAGGCACAAAAACTGATATTCAAGTTGCCTTATATACACAAGCACGTTTTGAAGACATCAAAAAAACAGAACAATTTCATGAAGCATGGATTGTTACCAATACACAATTTACATCAGAGGTTATCAAATATGGTGAATGTATGCGTATACAATTACTGGGCTGGAATTATCCGACCAGCAAAGGACTTGCACACTTAATTGATACACTTGGCATTCACCCTATCACTGCCCTGCAAGAGTTAACTGCGCAACACAAACGTGAATTAATCAAACAGGGACTGGTGCTATGCCGCGATGCCAATAAATATCAACATGCATTCAAGAGTCTTGGCTTTACTGATCACAGAATAAAAAAAATAATTGAACAAGCTGAAGCTGTCTGTAGACTATAA
- a CDS encoding sulfite exporter TauE/SafE family protein has protein sequence MQILLFLAFTACIASCIGIISGFGVGTIMTPLVLLILPLSQTLFLVGIIHLMNSIGKVVLFKNYIVWDLVFKSGVPAIITSFIGALLVGYMPNIMIKVLGIFFIIYSFFIVYKPTFYIPPTNSFKLLGGSVYGFLAGISGIRGAVGAMFFSALNLRKESYLGTVGVIGCAVDMIRLPMYWYYGVHVDYDFMSKIGITLISAFIGIYMGKYLTDKISQRHFRYVIALFLLLMGLRLLILPSM, from the coding sequence ATGCAAATATTATTGTTCTTGGCATTTACTGCATGTATAGCAAGTTGTATAGGCATTATTTCTGGATTTGGTGTAGGCACTATAATGACACCACTTGTTTTATTGATTTTACCATTGTCGCAGACACTATTTTTGGTTGGTATTATTCATTTAATGAATAGCATTGGCAAGGTTGTTTTATTTAAAAATTATATTGTATGGGATTTAGTGTTTAAAAGTGGGGTTCCTGCAATTATAACAAGTTTTATAGGAGCGTTGTTAGTAGGATATATGCCGAACATTATGATAAAAGTGCTTGGGATATTTTTTATAATCTATAGTTTTTTCATAGTATACAAACCTACTTTTTATATCCCGCCAACTAACAGTTTTAAGCTACTAGGAGGAAGTGTATATGGATTTTTAGCCGGTATATCAGGTATACGAGGTGCTGTGGGTGCTATGTTTTTTTCAGCATTGAATTTGAGAAAAGAAAGTTATTTAGGTACCGTAGGGGTAATTGGTTGTGCGGTAGATATGATACGTTTGCCAATGTATTGGTACTATGGCGTACATGTAGATTATGATTTTATGTCGAAAATAGGCATTACGTTGATAAGCGCTTTTATAGGAATATATATGGGGAAATATTTAACGGACAAAATTTCACAAAGACATTTCCGCTATGTTATTGCACTATTTTTATTATTGATGGGATTACGATTACTAATATTACCTAGTATGTAA
- the uvrA gene encoding excinuclease ABC subunit UvrA: MSKQSKTLKNTDWIKVFGAREHNLKDINVAIPKGKLTVITGPSGSGKSSLALDVLFTEGKRRYMESLSAYARQFLGTAKKPDVDRIEGLCPSIAIEQKTVSSNPRSTVGTITELYDYLRVLFARIGQVHCPDCHTAISAQSPDTITALLSAKFANKTVTIAAPYAQEKKGEFVNELTQLFHAGLYRFMIDGERHKFTAVDQIHALNLKKTKKHTIDILIDVVEITSAERSRLQEAIEAAFKHAGGMCKVIVGHEEYLYSSHRMCVKCSGSVPEVEPRLFSFNSPIGACPGCHGLGITHEWPWGDNDPNAWKAEYPSFFGKYATEHTCRECYGKRLNKFALAITLDDKDIYQVCEYPIKDALQFFKTLKLDPTAKEIGHGLIKEIIDRLTFLYDVGLGYLTLNRSAATLSGGEGQRIRLATQIGSSLSGVLYILDEPSIGLHQRDNDRLIETLKKLRDQDNTVVVVEHDHDTMEQADYLIDMGPAAGTLGGSVTAAGTPTELKKNDKSLTGAYLAGKRMIVVPTSVRTPKSYMTLHNATANNLQDLTVAFPLGVLCGISGVSGSGKSSLIMHELVPAVERELAGTKRSKTSHDINLEGAQSLQNLVVIDQKPIGRTPRSNPATYLGIFDQIRALFAGLPESNARGYTLGRFSFNVPEGRCSACKGEGTITVEMHFLPEVKMTCKVCKGSRYNTETLQITYKGKTIADVLEMTAYQAALFFAAHKHIAKRLQLLSDVGLDYLKLGQPSTTLSGGEAQRIKLVEELAKRGSDTLYILDEPTTGLHTNDIQKLLQVLNKLVDKGNSMIIIEHNLDVLKTADYLIDLGPEGGDGGGTIVATGTPHAVAQNRKSHTGTYLKQLLKK; encoded by the coding sequence ATGTCAAAACAAAGCAAAACGCTCAAAAACACCGATTGGATCAAAGTATTCGGTGCACGCGAGCATAACTTAAAAGACATTAACGTAGCTATCCCCAAGGGCAAATTAACGGTGATTACCGGGCCATCAGGTTCAGGTAAAAGTTCTCTTGCTTTAGACGTTCTTTTTACCGAGGGTAAACGGCGTTATATGGAGTCGCTTTCGGCATATGCACGCCAATTCTTAGGTACTGCAAAAAAACCCGATGTTGACCGTATTGAAGGATTGTGTCCTTCTATTGCTATAGAGCAAAAAACGGTAAGCAGTAATCCGCGTTCTACCGTAGGGACTATTACTGAATTATATGATTATTTACGGGTGCTTTTTGCACGTATTGGTCAAGTACATTGTCCTGATTGTCATACCGCTATTTCAGCACAATCTCCTGATACAATTACCGCACTATTGAGTGCAAAATTTGCTAATAAAACGGTTACCATTGCTGCCCCTTATGCGCAAGAAAAAAAGGGCGAATTTGTTAATGAATTAACGCAACTATTTCATGCCGGATTATATCGGTTTATGATTGACGGTGAACGGCATAAATTTACTGCAGTGGATCAAATTCATGCACTTAATTTAAAGAAAACAAAAAAACACACGATTGATATTTTAATTGATGTGGTTGAAATAACCTCTGCCGAACGTTCACGTTTGCAGGAGGCTATTGAGGCTGCATTTAAGCATGCGGGCGGCATGTGCAAAGTTATTGTAGGACATGAGGAATATCTCTATTCATCACACCGTATGTGTGTAAAATGTAGCGGTTCAGTACCTGAAGTGGAACCACGATTATTTTCTTTCAATTCACCAATTGGTGCGTGTCCTGGTTGCCATGGTTTGGGAATTACTCATGAATGGCCTTGGGGTGATAATGATCCGAATGCGTGGAAAGCAGAATATCCATCATTTTTTGGTAAGTATGCAACGGAGCATACATGCCGTGAATGTTATGGCAAACGTCTGAATAAATTTGCATTGGCAATTACGTTGGATGATAAAGACATATACCAAGTGTGTGAGTATCCAATCAAAGATGCATTACAGTTTTTCAAAACACTCAAACTTGACCCGACTGCCAAAGAAATTGGTCATGGCCTTATTAAAGAAATTATTGATCGCCTGACCTTTTTGTATGATGTTGGTCTTGGCTATTTAACCTTAAATCGTTCTGCTGCTACTTTGTCCGGTGGTGAAGGGCAACGGATTCGATTAGCAACACAAATAGGGTCCTCATTGTCTGGTGTATTATATATTTTGGATGAACCAAGTATTGGTTTGCATCAACGCGATAATGATCGTCTGATCGAAACACTTAAAAAATTACGCGATCAAGATAATACAGTGGTTGTGGTAGAGCATGACCATGATACTATGGAGCAGGCAGACTATCTAATTGATATGGGTCCTGCTGCCGGTACCTTGGGCGGTTCGGTAACAGCTGCAGGAACTCCTACAGAGTTAAAGAAAAATGATAAATCATTAACCGGTGCATACTTGGCTGGTAAGCGTATGATTGTTGTACCAACGTCAGTGCGTACGCCAAAATCATACATGACCTTACATAACGCTACGGCAAATAACTTGCAGGATCTTACCGTTGCATTTCCGCTTGGTGTGTTATGTGGTATCTCTGGCGTTTCAGGGTCTGGTAAAAGTTCATTAATTATGCATGAATTAGTGCCAGCAGTTGAACGTGAATTAGCAGGTACTAAGCGTTCAAAGACGTCTCATGATATAAATCTTGAAGGTGCTCAATCATTACAAAATTTAGTAGTTATTGATCAGAAGCCAATTGGTCGTACGCCGCGTTCAAACCCGGCAACTTATTTAGGAATTTTTGATCAAATACGCGCATTGTTTGCAGGATTGCCAGAAAGTAATGCGCGCGGATATACGTTGGGGCGTTTCAGTTTTAACGTGCCGGAAGGGCGTTGTTCAGCATGTAAGGGTGAAGGCACCATTACAGTAGAAATGCACTTTCTGCCGGAAGTCAAAATGACCTGTAAAGTGTGTAAAGGATCACGTTATAATACAGAAACGTTACAAATTACCTACAAAGGTAAAACTATTGCTGATGTATTAGAAATGACTGCGTACCAAGCGGCACTATTTTTTGCAGCACATAAACATATTGCAAAACGTTTACAATTACTCAGTGATGTAGGACTTGATTATCTCAAGCTTGGTCAACCATCTACTACATTGTCTGGTGGTGAAGCTCAGCGTATCAAACTTGTGGAAGAGCTTGCCAAACGTGGCAGTGATACTTTGTATATTTTAGATGAACCGACGACCGGACTACATACCAATGATATTCAAAAATTACTACAGGTGCTCAATAAATTGGTAGACAAGGGAAATTCAATGATCATTATTGAGCATAATCTTGATGTCCTCAAAACAGCAGATTATCTTATAGACCTTGGCCCAGAAGGTGGTGATGGTGGCGGTACTATTGTAGCTACCGGTACGCCACATGCAGTAGCACAGAACAGAAAAAGTCATACGGGTACATATCTCAAGCAACTTTTGAAAAAATAA
- a CDS encoding nucleotide pyrophosphohydrolase, whose product MQDNKTTIQDIKNFMRQFVAEREWTQFHTPKNLSMSLSIEAAELMELFQWCDNNASWELARAKRTELEHEMADVLAYLISLANVCEIDLSAAYAKKMALNAEKYPIDKVKGRSDKYTTYRE is encoded by the coding sequence ATGCAAGATAATAAAACAACCATACAAGATATCAAAAATTTTATGCGGCAGTTTGTAGCGGAACGTGAATGGACTCAGTTCCATACACCCAAGAATCTGAGCATGAGCTTGAGCATAGAGGCTGCAGAGTTAATGGAGCTATTTCAATGGTGTGATAATAATGCATCATGGGAACTAGCGCGTGCCAAACGTACTGAACTCGAGCATGAAATGGCTGATGTGCTTGCGTATCTTATTTCTCTGGCCAATGTGTGTGAAATAGATTTAAGTGCTGCTTATGCAAAAAAGATGGCGTTAAATGCTGAAAAATATCCGATTGATAAGGTCAAAGGACGCTCTGACAAATATACTACCTATCGCGAATAA
- the rodA gene encoding rod shape-determining protein RodA — protein sequence MFSVEQRIFKYFDWVYFILILALASIGLLFVFSATYTTITPISIYFKKQLFGIISGIIIYFLCCLIDYRTLLRWGYFGYVGVIGLLLFTLVKGSIGMGAQRWISVGFIKLQPSELAKLFFPAFAAYHIHTEYGPNKRSWYTYLPILGMLGLSFVLILKQPDLGTALIIAFTGLVMLWLAGIDKKFFIIGFFVSAIAMPIVWKFILKPYQKNRIAVFMGYGSSHKERYQIEQAAIAIGSGGIQGKGLLRGTQNQLQFLPESRTDFIFAVLCEEWGFVGALCVLILFALLFWRMFLTILTFHDADIQLFAIGIVLHIILSVIINVGMVIGLLPIVGIPLPLMSYGLSNLWITFASLGWFSRIAMQQKYLEEYVSVTY from the coding sequence ATGTTCAGTGTGGAACAACGCATATTTAAATACTTTGATTGGGTATATTTTATACTAATATTAGCACTTGCAAGCATTGGTTTACTTTTTGTGTTTAGTGCCACTTATACAACAATCACACCTATATCGATTTATTTTAAAAAACAATTATTTGGTATTATTTCAGGTATCATTATTTATTTTTTATGTTGCTTAATTGATTATCGCACCCTACTGCGATGGGGATACTTTGGATATGTAGGCGTCATTGGCCTGTTATTATTTACTTTAGTAAAAGGCAGTATTGGTATGGGAGCACAACGCTGGATTAGTGTTGGCTTTATAAAATTGCAACCATCTGAATTAGCAAAATTATTCTTCCCCGCATTTGCGGCATATCACATTCATACTGAATATGGTCCGAACAAACGTTCGTGGTATACATACCTACCTATCCTAGGCATGCTGGGTCTTAGCTTTGTACTTATTTTAAAGCAACCGGATCTGGGCACCGCACTTATTATTGCATTTACCGGACTCGTAATGCTGTGGCTCGCAGGAATTGATAAAAAATTTTTTATTATTGGTTTTTTTGTTTCTGCTATCGCTATGCCTATTGTTTGGAAATTTATACTCAAACCATATCAAAAAAATCGTATTGCCGTATTTATGGGTTATGGTAGTAGCCATAAAGAACGATACCAAATTGAACAAGCAGCCATTGCAATAGGATCAGGCGGCATACAAGGTAAAGGTTTATTGCGTGGCACACAAAATCAATTACAATTTTTGCCCGAAAGTCGAACTGACTTTATTTTTGCCGTATTATGCGAAGAATGGGGATTTGTTGGAGCTCTTTGCGTACTCATACTGTTTGCATTATTGTTTTGGCGCATGTTTTTGACTATTCTGACATTCCATGATGCTGATATTCAATTGTTTGCAATCGGTATTGTATTGCATATCATACTCTCTGTTATTATTAATGTTGGTATGGTCATTGGATTATTACCTATCGTTGGCATCCCCTTGCCATTGATGAGTTATGGACTCAGTAATCTGTGGATAACCTTCGCTAGCCTTGGGTGGTTTAGTCGGATTGCTATGCAACAAAAATACTTAGAAGAATATGTATCTGTTACATACTAG
- a CDS encoding ankyrin repeat domain-containing protein encodes MFLRLIFFLVPMMCFQDICHGMKRSYEQAFQSSIIPFHETSVQLGIFETTGLPEDIWKEIIDQAYEPMELLLTTSYIYTDFQTANNKFDQFLKMFAKLRAINRSLNKFFLLNKLLLAKKIGQEDPNFSKSLNKWLIDGYLQRMVRRNNHGWVQLLLQLGADVHVKECGKNTLLHQVAAGWYASYAKPEIIKSLVCAGAQVNAKNTQGFTPLHLAAGYGAPEVVEVLVQAGADVNIMGPTGRTPLHLAAYKGRLNISYQVDVDGKAIKLLVQAGAQVDVRDNAGDTPLHLAARDCHNPRNIELLVQAGAKINARDPLGNTPLHLAARGWYGTLGFCRPQVVKQLLAAGAHKEAKNNDGKTPLDVAVNEEIAQLIHEYKKD; translated from the coding sequence ATGTTTCTGCGATTAATATTTTTTTTAGTACCAATGATGTGTTTCCAAGATATATGCCATGGTATGAAGAGATCATATGAACAAGCATTTCAATCATCGATTATACCGTTTCACGAAACTTCTGTTCAATTAGGCATCTTTGAAACCACTGGATTACCGGAAGATATTTGGAAAGAAATTATTGATCAAGCGTATGAACCTATGGAGCTATTATTAACCACATCGTATATATACACAGATTTCCAAACAGCTAATAATAAATTTGATCAATTCCTGAAAATGTTTGCAAAGCTACGTGCTATCAATAGGTCACTCAATAAATTTTTTTTGCTCAATAAGCTTTTGCTAGCAAAAAAAATAGGACAGGAAGACCCTAATTTTAGCAAATCACTTAACAAATGGTTAATAGACGGTTATTTACAGAGGATGGTAAGAAGAAATAATCATGGTTGGGTGCAATTATTACTGCAATTAGGGGCAGATGTCCATGTAAAAGAGTGCGGGAAGAACACACTATTGCATCAGGTTGCTGCTGGTTGGTATGCTTCGTATGCAAAGCCAGAAATTATAAAGTCATTGGTGTGCGCAGGAGCACAGGTAAATGCAAAAAATACACAGGGTTTTACTCCGTTACATTTGGCAGCAGGGTATGGTGCTCCAGAAGTTGTAGAAGTATTAGTGCAGGCAGGAGCAGATGTAAATATAATGGGTCCAACAGGAAGAACGCCGTTACATTTGGCAGCGTATAAAGGTCGTTTAAATATTAGTTATCAAGTTGATGTTGACGGAAAAGCTATAAAACTATTAGTGCAGGCGGGGGCACAAGTAGATGTGAGAGATAACGCTGGGGACACACCATTACATTTAGCAGCTCGTGATTGTCATAATCCAAGAAATATAGAATTATTAGTGCAGGCAGGAGCAAAAATAAATGCGAGGGATCCACTTGGTAACACGCCATTACATCTAGCTGCTAGAGGTTGGTATGGAACACTAGGATTCTGCAGACCACAGGTTGTAAAACAATTATTGGCTGCAGGAGCTCATAAAGAAGCAAAAAATAATGATGGAAAAACACCATTAGATGTAGCGGTAAATGAAGAAATTGCGCAATTAATACACGAATATAAAAAAGATTAA
- a CDS encoding ankyrin repeat domain-containing protein, which produces MKKLYVPFFVVCTGIQLLSMESSHKKDLDQQIQSKLDRSYWHNAENIMEEIVHLIELGGNPDFQDNNGNTPLHIACGNNRIAMVQTLIQCGASTHIKNKSDNTPLDSAKNAESIEIIHFLEQTKS; this is translated from the coding sequence ATGAAAAAATTATATGTACCATTTTTTGTTGTATGTACCGGCATTCAGCTACTTAGTATGGAATCTTCCCATAAAAAAGATTTAGATCAACAAATACAATCTAAGCTTGATAGATCTTATTGGCATAATGCGGAAAATATTATGGAAGAAATTGTCCACTTAATAGAACTAGGGGGCAATCCTGACTTTCAAGATAATAATGGGAACACACCATTACATATCGCCTGTGGTAATAACCGTATTGCTATGGTTCAAACACTTATTCAATGCGGCGCTAGCACTCACATAAAAAATAAAAGTGATAATACTCCCCTTGACAGTGCCAAAAATGCTGAAAGTATAGAAATTATACATTTTTTAGAACAAACAAAAAGCTAA